One segment of Primulina tabacum isolate GXHZ01 chromosome 14, ASM2559414v2, whole genome shotgun sequence DNA contains the following:
- the LOC142525644 gene encoding uncharacterized protein LOC142525644, with translation MQVLWNEMESNREAPIIEFPKLKRLKLYNLPNLLAFTQGVEIIKFPQLIELEIINCPKLRTKIDKYPTGMIERLLVFNHDTIEEIFRDDGNRRIIFQELYELYLIGLPCLTTFYKGVESIKFPKLKELWIGNLPRLNSFSPIDPEPTHDHHSLHLFCNKKVEIIGLEILHLRGMPDKISKIWCRHIPISFFHNLENLFIYKADGIRNIISSAIAKALVNLNVLRIQYCKEMIDVTEDETHVTVNFVFPNLKYLDIEDNCKLRSFCQWKHAFELPSLFDVQITDCPLMKTFTLGSPSTPKLREDIEMKDLNGGIHHFISTKHNANEDENKDEYNEDEKHEDRKETEGEETTESSNNNIM, from the exons ATGCAAGTGTTGTGGAATGAAATGGAAAGCAACAGAGAGGCTCCTATTATTGAGTTCCCAAAGTTGAAGAGACTGAAACTGTACAATCTGCCAAACCTTTTAGCTTTCACCCAAGGAGttgaaatcataaaattccCCCAGTTGATAGAACTAGAAATCATAAACTGCCCAAAACTCCGAACCAAAATCGACAAATACCCAACCGGGATGATTGAGCGGCTCCTCGTTTTTAATCATGACactatagaagaaatatttaggGATGATGGAAATCGCCGTATCATATTCCAAGAATTGTATGAATTGTACCTAATTGGTCTGCCATGCCTGACAACGTTCTACAAAGGTGTTGAAAGCATCAAGTTTCCAAAGCTGAAAGAGTTGTGGATTGGAAATTTGCCAAGGCTGAATAGTTTTTCGCCAATAGATccagaaccgactcacgaccATCATTCTCttcatttattttgcaataAAAAG GTTGAAATTATTGGCCTAGAGATACTTCATCTACGGGGCATGCCCGATAAAATAAGCAAGATATGGTGTCGTCATATCCCAATTAGTTTCTTTCATAATCTTGAGAACTTGTTTATATATAAAGCTGATGGCATCAGAAACATAATATCATCTGCGATCGCAAAAGCTCTTGTTAATCTCAATGTGCTACGTATACAATATTGCAAAGAGATGATTGACGTGACTGAGGATGAGACACATGTAACTGTTAACTTTGTTTTTCCTAATCTGAAATATTTGGATATTGAAGACAATTGTAAGTTGAGAAGTTTTTGCCAATGGAAGCACGCATTTGAGCTACCATCGCTTTTCGATGTACAAATAACTGATTGCCCTCTGATGAAAACTTTCACTTTGGGATCGCCAAGTACGCCAAAATTACGTGAGGACATTGAAATGAAAGACTTGAACGGCGGCATACATCATTTCATAAGTACTAAG CATAATGCAAACGAAGATGAGAACAAGGATGAGTACAATGAGGATGAGAAGCATGAGGACAGGAAAGAGACAGAAGGCGAGGAAACGACAGAGAGTAGCAACAACAATATTATGTGA
- the LOC142523716 gene encoding putative disease resistance protein At1g61190: protein MADCCWLNPLKYVKDVGKFIVTEVLWPPVKLHINYWWCFDGNVQGLRDEIGRLERERRNMEGKIEDARLRAESATTEVENWSNEGTQKLEEATRILQGCDDLKRWNIIPRYSGGKRAKEIAEGIAKLRNEGNSIRIVDPAPPASMVSISHAPTLEFQSRKSMEEDIIKYLKDGNARMIAICGAGGVGKTTMVRIIVERKYYVWV, encoded by the exons ATGGCAGACTGTTGTTGGTTAAATCCGCTTAAATATGTAAAAGATGTCGGCAAATTCATAGTTACTGAGGTCCTCTGGCCTCCCGTCAAGCTCCATATCAATTATTGGTGGTGCTTCGACGGAAATGTTCAAGGCCTGAGGGATGAAATTGGTCGTTTGGAAAGGGAAAGGCGCAATATGGAGGGAAAGATTGAAGATGCTCGGCTTCGTGCCGAGAGTGCTACGACTGAGGTCGAAAACTGGTCAAATGAAGGCACTCAGAAGCTTGAGGAGGCGACGAGGATTTTGCAAGGCTGCGATGATCTTAAGCGATGGAATATAATCCCGCGGTACTCGGGGGGAAAGAGAGCCAAAGAAATAGCAGAAGGCATCGCAAAACTACGAAATGAAGGAAATTCGATTAGGATTGTTGATCCAGCCCCTCCGGCATCAATGGTATCTATCTCTCATGCACCAACTTTGGAGTTTCAATCGAGAAAAAGCATGGAAGAAGACATCATCAAGTATTTGAAAGATGGCAACGCCCGTATGATAGCGATTTGCGGCGCGGGAGGTGTTGGGAAGACAACTATGGTGCGAATAATTGTGGAAAGG AAATATTACGTTTGGGTTTGA